A single region of the Silene latifolia isolate original U9 population chromosome 8, ASM4854445v1, whole genome shotgun sequence genome encodes:
- the LOC141595443 gene encoding protein FAR1-RELATED SEQUENCE 5-like, which yields MFPGIEINTTNATTFSTPTVASETGENTIHNLGLRYTPGGSEEWNRMVENGFKPALGLMFVKLEEAIEFYNLYAVACGFIPRKEKKKRKRSVEPKKTKITRFGCKGKNTVLCFVFNDLKELIGYAIDTFYEGHNHKLCSLKEREFQKNVRTLNLYMKQTIVNNCKLNIGATKTFRIKRNNQMGENDLDMILDYLKALSQSQDGFYYAYQVDEDNCLAKLFWADAQARMNYSLFGDTITFDSTYGTNKYRMAFTPFTLVLTTTKIGDFSFFALVDHENDGSFIWVLKKFLDCMGNKEPRCILTIKIRN from the exons ATGTTTCCAGGCATTGAAATTAATACTACCAATGCAACAACTTTTTCTACACCTACTGTTGCGTCTGAAACAGGAGAAAATACTATCCATAATCTGGGATTGAGATATACTCCAGGTGGCAGTGAGGAGTGGAATAGGATGGTAGAAAATGGTTTCAAACCTGCTCTGGGGTTAATGTTTGTAAAGCTGGAGGAGGCAATAGAGTTTTACAATTTATATGCTGTGGCTTGTGGTTTCATACCAAGGAA agagaaaaaaaagaggaaaaggtCTGTAGagccaaagaaaacaaaaataacaagatttGGTTGCAAAGGCAAAAATACGGTTTTGTGCTTTGTATTCAATGACCTTAAGGAGCTAATAGGGTATGCTATTGATACATTTTATGAAGGTCATAATCACAAGCTCTGCTCACTCAAAGAACGGGAATTCCAGAAAAACGTAAGAACACTTAACCTTTACATGAAGCAgacaattgttaacaattgtaAACTCAACATCGGGGCTACCAAGACTTTTAGAATTAAGCGGAACAATCAAATGG GTGAGAATGATCTTGACATGATTCTCGATTATTTAAAGGCGCTTTCTCAATCGCAAGATGGCTTTTACTATGCTTACCAAGTTGATGAGGATAATTGTTTGGCTAAACTCTTTTGGGCAGATGCACAAGCAAGAATGAATTATTCCTTGTTTGGGGACACCATCACCTTTGATTCTACTTACGGTACTAACAAGTACCGCATGGCCTTCACCCCATTCACTTTGGTGTTGACAACCACAAAAATCGGTGACTTTTCTTTCTTTGCACTTGTCGATCATGAGAACGATGGGTCATTCATTTGGGTGCTTAAGAAGTTCCTTGATTGTATGGGCAACAAGGAACCTCGGTGCATTCTTACGATCAAGATCCGCAATTAA